One Aneurinibacillus migulanus genomic region harbors:
- a CDS encoding McrB family protein has product MERLITWIQAYLSDKEALEQAQRIDELRKAFLAHFGELEALRRKEITLLQFKKTLDHKTKSKHQIHGKKTNIWGFSGFSGQMFFNQIYNQAAYVDMTAELTDAFLEAVQISPDQTHDSWTQDKLAGFADVIRQTQKVALEKGYPSQKCASIKFTTFFLSFFWGLQDLEHYPIYYKAAREALTYFGYDPDGRDKPFDSSAYLRFTRCLRTLRDEMSRLTDKVWSVPEVQHFLFYVSRRLEDTEMIESGDTGNLRESRAAQRLVRLLREHNFIVSYAEEVESVPDDVPEEFRNKIIWRFAGTEGETTCAYVFVWDMPSEYICTVYEENEEGFLRRLHSIEAEDERTFLTKLHVYLSRKGDERRQYTLGDAAVDTYLERETLEEWLDILYERKQMIIYGPPGTGKTYTAQRLARIMTQSERRICLVQFHPSYTYEEFIEGVRPEVAEDESGAAHMNVTVRPGIFLELCNEALKQENRDCAYVLIIDEMNRANTAKVFGELLYALEYRNSAVPLPYSKSKMVVPDNIYIIGTMNTTDRSLAQLDFALRRRFPAIYVSSSESEQILRKYLEEHHSDMAWVARLVRRVNDRIGNPDFFLGHSYFMNRSLTPQKLRRIWKYEVIPYLEEYFAYEPERVREFDLEALLDDEGDTSDD; this is encoded by the coding sequence ATGGAGCGATTGATAACGTGGATACAAGCCTATTTGAGTGATAAAGAGGCCCTTGAACAGGCACAGAGGATTGATGAGCTGCGTAAAGCGTTCCTTGCCCATTTCGGTGAACTCGAAGCGTTGCGCCGCAAAGAGATAACGCTGCTGCAATTCAAGAAAACGCTGGATCATAAAACGAAAAGCAAGCACCAAATCCATGGCAAAAAAACAAATATATGGGGATTTAGCGGGTTCTCCGGACAGATGTTCTTTAATCAAATTTATAATCAGGCGGCATATGTGGACATGACGGCAGAATTAACGGATGCATTTCTTGAGGCAGTCCAAATCTCTCCCGATCAGACGCATGATAGCTGGACACAGGATAAACTTGCTGGCTTTGCGGACGTCATTCGCCAGACACAAAAAGTGGCGCTGGAAAAAGGGTATCCATCGCAAAAGTGCGCGTCCATCAAATTCACGACCTTCTTTCTGAGCTTTTTCTGGGGATTACAGGATCTTGAGCATTACCCGATTTATTATAAAGCGGCTCGTGAAGCGTTGACGTACTTTGGATATGATCCGGACGGCAGAGACAAGCCGTTCGACAGTTCCGCCTATCTCCGCTTCACGCGTTGCCTGCGGACGCTCCGTGATGAGATGAGTAGATTAACCGACAAGGTATGGAGCGTGCCGGAGGTGCAGCATTTCTTGTTCTATGTTTCACGCCGCCTCGAAGACACGGAGATGATAGAAAGCGGGGACACAGGGAATCTGCGGGAGTCAAGAGCTGCACAGCGGCTTGTCCGTCTGCTTCGTGAGCATAACTTCATTGTTTCATACGCCGAAGAAGTGGAGAGCGTACCGGATGATGTGCCGGAAGAGTTCAGGAACAAAATTATCTGGCGCTTTGCGGGTACGGAAGGAGAGACAACGTGTGCGTACGTGTTCGTTTGGGATATGCCCTCCGAATACATTTGCACTGTTTACGAAGAAAATGAAGAAGGATTTTTGCGCAGGCTGCATAGCATTGAAGCGGAAGATGAGCGGACATTTCTGACAAAGCTTCATGTTTATCTGTCACGTAAAGGGGACGAACGGCGCCAGTATACGCTCGGTGACGCTGCGGTGGATACGTACCTTGAACGAGAAACACTCGAAGAATGGCTTGATATTCTTTATGAGCGAAAGCAGATGATTATATATGGTCCGCCGGGTACAGGAAAAACATATACCGCACAACGGTTGGCGAGAATTATGACCCAGAGCGAACGGCGAATCTGTTTGGTACAGTTCCATCCTTCTTATACGTATGAAGAATTCATTGAAGGCGTACGCCCGGAAGTTGCCGAAGATGAGAGCGGGGCCGCTCATATGAATGTGACCGTTAGACCGGGAATCTTTCTTGAGTTGTGTAATGAAGCGCTCAAGCAGGAGAATCGAGACTGCGCGTATGTACTCATTATCGATGAGATGAATCGTGCCAATACGGCCAAAGTATTTGGAGAGCTACTGTACGCGCTTGAATATCGTAATTCCGCTGTTCCGCTTCCGTATTCGAAGAGTAAAATGGTTGTTCCTGACAATATATATATCATTGGAACGATGAATACAACGGACCGTTCGTTAGCCCAGCTTGATTTCGCGTTACGCCGCCGTTTTCCGGCCATATATGTCTCGTCGAGTGAGTCGGAGCAGATTTTGCGCAAGTATTTAGAAGAGCACCATTCTGATATGGCATGGGTGGCCCGGCTCGTTCGTCGGGTTAATGACAGAATTGGTAACCCGGATTTTTTTCTTGGACACAGCTATTTTATGAATCGAAGCTTGACCCCTCAGAAATTGCGGCGCATCTGGAAGTATGAAGTCATTCCATATCTTGAAGAGTATTTTGCCTATGAACCTGAGCGAGTCCGAGAGTTCGACCTGGAGGCGCTGCTGGACGACGAGGGGGATACCAGTGACGATTGA